A genome region from Nitrospira sp. includes the following:
- a CDS encoding c-type cytochrome: MRVILLSAMVIVGVIAGCVESKDTRSGAQSAVNHAGPDGLEALFSHPSPDSIPGGQRGEQIRLGYELVVRTQEFAAPYVGNRLTCANCHLDAGLDPNSSSYVGLARAYPEYRARTGRVVTLADRINECFERNLNGKPIPQESHKLQAIVAYIEWLSKDVPPGSRMAWRGISRIQSPKPPDGVNGGKVFTARCAFCHGADGQGTMAAPPLWGPQSYTVGAEMARVPVAASFIKSNMPRTRGWALSDQDAYDVAAYVNSQPRPDFQEKGHDSPKGEKPADVPY; encoded by the coding sequence ATGAGAGTCATATTGTTGAGTGCCATGGTGATCGTCGGAGTCATCGCAGGTTGCGTCGAATCGAAGGACACCCGAAGCGGCGCACAGTCTGCGGTGAATCACGCTGGGCCTGACGGGTTGGAGGCCCTCTTCAGCCACCCCTCGCCCGATTCCATCCCCGGCGGGCAGCGCGGGGAGCAGATCCGGCTGGGGTATGAGCTCGTCGTCCGTACGCAGGAATTCGCCGCCCCCTACGTAGGGAATCGACTTACCTGCGCCAATTGTCATTTGGACGCGGGGCTCGATCCCAATTCGTCCTCCTATGTCGGTCTCGCGCGGGCCTATCCGGAATATCGTGCCCGGACCGGTCGCGTGGTGACGTTGGCCGACCGTATCAATGAATGTTTTGAGCGCAACCTGAACGGCAAGCCGATCCCGCAAGAGAGTCACAAGCTCCAAGCGATCGTGGCCTATATCGAGTGGTTATCGAAGGATGTCCCGCCCGGCAGCCGGATGGCCTGGCGCGGTATCTCGAGGATTCAATCCCCCAAGCCGCCGGATGGGGTCAACGGGGGCAAAGTCTTCACTGCCCGTTGCGCGTTTTGTCACGGGGCTGATGGGCAGGGCACGATGGCGGCGCCGCCTTTGTGGGGACCACAGTCCTATACGGTCGGGGCGGAAATGGCGCGAGTGCCGGTGGCCGCCTCCTTCATCAAATCAAACATGCCGCGGACCAGGGGGTGGGCCCTGTCTGATCAGGATGCCTATGATGTGGCGGCGTATGTGAACTCCCAACCGCGTCCGGACTTTCAGGAGAAGGGCCATGATTCGCCGAAGGGGGAAAAACCGGCGGATGTGCCCTATTAG